The following are encoded in a window of Armatimonadota bacterium genomic DNA:
- a CDS encoding Fe(2+)-trafficking protein yields the protein MAKIECLHCLTTQEAMDAAPVGGSLGELLLRHTCRSCWQLWVDQQLLIINHYGLQLADPEDRRQLTSTMKEFLNLPEPPGNKA from the coding sequence ATGGCGAAGATTGAGTGCCTACATTGCTTGACAACGCAGGAGGCGATGGATGCGGCCCCAGTCGGCGGCTCACTTGGCGAGCTGCTGCTCCGTCACACATGCCGCAGTTGCTGGCAGCTCTGGGTCGACCAGCAGTTGCTGATCATCAACCATTACGGTCTGCAGCTTGCCGATCCAGAGGATCGTAGACAACTCACGTCAACGATGAAGGAGTTTCTCAACCTGCCCGAACCACCGGGCAACAAGGCTTGA
- the aroQ gene encoding type II 3-dehydroquinate dehydratase: MNRQVRISVIHGPSLNLLGTREPTIYGSQSLTDIDARIKAHAELRHITVRVCQHNDEGHIIETIHEARNWADGIVINPGAYTHYSYAIRDALAAVGLPVVEVHLSNIHAREEFRSRSVTAPAAVGQISGLGAHGYLLAMDALQERIELATNESD; this comes from the coding sequence GTGAACCGGCAAGTACGCATCAGCGTCATCCACGGGCCGAGCCTCAATCTTCTCGGAACACGCGAGCCGACCATTTACGGCAGCCAGTCGCTCACCGACATCGATGCCCGCATCAAGGCGCACGCCGAACTACGGCACATCACCGTTCGAGTGTGCCAGCATAACGATGAAGGGCATATCATCGAAACGATTCACGAAGCGCGCAACTGGGCCGATGGAATCGTAATCAATCCCGGGGCTTACACGCACTATTCCTACGCTATCCGTGACGCGCTGGCGGCCGTAGGTTTGCCGGTTGTGGAAGTGCACCTCTCCAATATCCACGCTCGCGAGGAGTTTCGGAGTCGGTCCGTTACAGCGCCCGCCGCCGTTGGCCAGATCAGCGGCCTGGGAGCGCATGGCTACCTGCTCGCGATGGACGCGCTGCAAGAGCGCATCGAGCTTGCAACAAATGAATCGGATTAG
- a CDS encoding clan AA aspartic protease gives MNRISCLRAVMAATVIGLGASTTRQVLPIQPAPLPIPASVQLPAVVPIRYWQGIPVVDCFINQKAFATFAIDSGLNAITISPAVYKSQSLQAVATRVRLSVFQTTTDAMQAKLASLHVGSVALSNLTPALIDVSSLVSASGAPQAPSGWLGTPFLSAFQVTVDYPEAALVLMSIKTKPPAASIAVPLFMRDGRPFVKIQVGKATVQALLDTGCPGTLIPVAVAAQLKLKPATVTAISGVGGRLAKVGFAVVPSISMGKAVVHKVMVGFLSVDAPAGFDKTSAVLGVNFLSHFKVTLNYASKHAFLEPVMSIAPPASVPSKPARKHK, from the coding sequence ATGAATCGGATTAGTTGCTTACGCGCCGTTATGGCAGCCACAGTTATCGGTTTGGGTGCTTCCACCACCAGACAGGTACTCCCAATCCAGCCTGCCCCGCTCCCAATCCCAGCCTCGGTGCAGTTGCCGGCTGTGGTGCCGATTCGCTACTGGCAGGGCATACCCGTTGTCGACTGCTTTATCAACCAAAAGGCGTTCGCTACGTTCGCCATTGATAGCGGTCTTAACGCCATTACCATCAGCCCGGCAGTATACAAGTCGCAAAGCCTTCAGGCGGTGGCTACCCGGGTTCGATTGAGCGTCTTTCAGACCACAACCGACGCGATGCAGGCCAAATTGGCATCGCTCCACGTGGGATCCGTTGCGCTCAGCAATCTTACGCCAGCCCTCATCGACGTGTCATCGCTGGTCAGCGCTTCCGGGGCGCCACAGGCGCCCAGTGGATGGCTGGGAACACCGTTTCTGTCGGCATTTCAGGTCACTGTAGATTACCCTGAAGCGGCATTGGTCCTCATGTCTATCAAGACCAAACCGCCGGCCGCATCGATCGCTGTACCGTTATTCATGCGCGACGGGCGTCCGTTTGTGAAGATTCAGGTCGGTAAGGCTACCGTTCAGGCTTTGCTCGATACGGGCTGCCCGGGCACATTGATACCCGTTGCGGTTGCAGCGCAACTCAAGCTCAAACCGGCAACCGTTACGGCTATCTCGGGCGTAGGCGGCAGGTTGGCGAAGGTTGGTTTCGCGGTCGTCCCCTCCATTTCGATGGGAAAGGCAGTCGTCCATAAGGTTATGGTAGGCTTCCTCTCGGTAGATGCGCCGGCCGGTTTCGACAAAACGTCCGCAGTCCTTGGAGTGAACTTTTTAAGCCACTTCAAGGTCACGCTCAACTACGCCTCAAAGCACGCGTTTCTGGAGCCGGTTATGTCGATTGCCCCACCAGCGTCGGTTCCTTCAAAGCCTGCCCGGAAACACAAATGA
- a CDS encoding carbohydrate kinase family protein, translating to MRDVTCLGILVADVVARPVEGLPGRGKLAMLERIELQTGGNAANTAIALAKLGVSCAAAGCVGGDGFGEFLLHRLRESGVETDDVVVDVASRTASTVVLVAPDGERSFLHDVGASGTVSASRLDCERLLNTRFLNIGGALVMPGIDGEPMADLLHRARAAGVTTSLDVVWDPAGDWMSRLAPCLPYVDYLLPSYEEASHMVNGITSVPEIACRLQSLGARNVGIKLGAEGCYLLLEGGRHVTVKAWSVPVSDTLGAGDAWVAGFLACLARRWDPFAAAEFANAVGALSVMGNGATSGVLPMEATLDWIAVHGRPVRTESP from the coding sequence TTGCGCGACGTTACCTGTCTTGGTATCCTGGTTGCCGACGTGGTGGCGCGGCCGGTAGAGGGATTGCCCGGCCGTGGCAAGCTGGCGATGTTGGAGCGAATTGAACTGCAGACCGGCGGTAATGCGGCCAACACGGCGATTGCGCTTGCCAAGCTCGGAGTATCTTGCGCCGCGGCGGGATGTGTTGGTGGAGACGGCTTTGGCGAGTTCCTCCTCCACCGTTTGCGCGAGAGTGGTGTCGAAACGGATGATGTGGTGGTGGATGTCGCCTCGCGGACAGCCAGCACCGTAGTGTTGGTCGCGCCGGATGGCGAGCGCAGCTTTCTTCACGATGTCGGGGCAAGCGGCACCGTTTCCGCGTCACGACTGGATTGTGAACGCCTGCTCAACACGCGCTTCCTGAACATCGGCGGCGCCCTGGTGATGCCCGGCATCGACGGCGAGCCAATGGCAGATTTGCTGCACCGCGCTCGGGCGGCGGGCGTCACCACCTCTCTGGACGTCGTTTGGGATCCGGCTGGTGACTGGATGTCACGTCTTGCGCCGTGCCTACCTTACGTAGACTACCTGCTGCCCAGCTACGAGGAGGCGAGCCACATGGTCAATGGCATTACCTCGGTGCCCGAAATTGCATGCCGCCTGCAGAGCCTGGGTGCACGCAACGTTGGTATAAAGCTAGGCGCCGAGGGATGCTACCTGTTGCTCGAGGGGGGACGACATGTTACCGTGAAGGCATGGTCGGTACCCGTGTCGGATACGCTGGGAGCAGGTGATGCCTGGGTTGCCGGCTTCCTGGCGTGCCTCGCACGCCGCTGGGATCCATTCGCGGCAGCAGAGTTCGCCAATGCGGTAGGCGCGCTTTCGGTAATGGGAAACGGCGCCACATCCGGGGTCCTCCCAATGGAGGCAACATTGGATTGGATAGCCGTCCACGGTCGCCCGGTACGGACTGAATCACCGTGA
- a CDS encoding Trm112 family protein translates to MNNTDPPPQVLEQWFLDLLACPACPQRRSVHLDKEAGVLVCACGRYAFPVNNGVPVLLVEEAVLRDPNANPEDHDAGTPEASSKS, encoded by the coding sequence ATGAATAACACCGATCCGCCACCCCAGGTATTGGAGCAATGGTTTCTGGACCTGCTCGCTTGCCCAGCGTGTCCGCAGAGGCGCTCCGTACATCTCGATAAGGAAGCCGGTGTGCTGGTATGCGCATGCGGCAGATATGCCTTCCCCGTCAATAATGGCGTGCCGGTTTTGCTGGTGGAGGAGGCGGTTCTCCGCGACCCGAATGCCAACCCGGAAGATCATGATGCCGGAACGCCAGAGGCCTCGTCCAAGTCGTGA
- a CDS encoding glycosyltransferase family 4 protein: MSAFERLPDAPAVLRAPIPEIRRIGIGSALLHRAVDGTAYIRSLAAAASADLIHIQHQYFLFGGVSPLRSHIGAVYGAARKPLVVTAHEVVSPTGSKLRRLALTVANRRNFCHHKIRAIVVHTLLDRTRLESIGVEPSRLHVMRHPVPEPQPLPDRAAGRERFGLTNEHTVTIFGFVTARKGHNLALDMLPLLPPDVDLLFAGGDHPDDHTDTGAKLRARILAEGMSARVHITGYLQPSDVPFAMAATDVAIAPYVEMSGSGSLASLIAYRRPILASNIPPHREIAADGDPCVALAALDSTPRFAEELRELIGSPARRAGLTAACASYADRNSYAAMASRLAALYAQIVAASPRRQRASLQ, from the coding sequence TTGAGTGCGTTTGAGAGGCTGCCCGACGCGCCCGCAGTCCTTCGTGCGCCGATACCGGAGATCCGGCGAATCGGCATTGGCAGCGCACTGCTGCATCGCGCAGTAGACGGCACGGCCTATATCCGGTCGCTGGCCGCCGCTGCGTCGGCGGATCTGATTCACATCCAGCACCAGTACTTTCTGTTCGGCGGAGTCTCTCCGCTGCGAAGCCATATCGGCGCAGTTTATGGCGCCGCGCGCAAGCCGTTGGTAGTTACGGCCCACGAAGTGGTATCACCGACCGGCAGCAAGCTGCGCCGACTGGCGCTGACCGTCGCCAACCGGCGCAACTTTTGCCATCATAAGATTCGCGCCATCGTAGTGCATACGCTCCTGGATCGCACACGCCTGGAGTCGATTGGCGTTGAGCCGTCGCGGCTGCACGTGATGCGACATCCCGTTCCGGAACCTCAGCCGTTACCCGACCGGGCGGCGGGGCGCGAGCGGTTCGGTCTCACCAACGAGCACACCGTGACAATCTTCGGATTCGTTACGGCGCGAAAGGGTCACAATCTGGCCCTCGATATGTTGCCACTTCTGCCGCCCGATGTCGACCTACTCTTCGCCGGCGGCGATCATCCAGACGACCATACGGATACCGGCGCGAAGCTTCGTGCCCGCATACTGGCCGAGGGCATGTCGGCCCGCGTTCACATCACGGGTTACCTTCAGCCGTCGGATGTGCCGTTTGCCATGGCCGCAACCGACGTAGCTATCGCACCGTATGTCGAGATGTCCGGCTCCGGCTCGCTAGCCAGCCTTATCGCGTATCGCCGGCCGATCCTCGCCAGCAACATACCTCCGCACCGGGAAATCGCGGCAGATGGTGATCCCTGTGTGGCGCTGGCTGCTCTAGATAGTACGCCCAGATTCGCCGAGGAACTTCGCGAGTTGATCGGCTCTCCCGCCCGCCGGGCCGGGCTTACGGCAGCCTGCGCATCCTACGCAGACCGCAACAGCTACGCGGCTATGGCATCTCGCTTGGCCGCTCTCTACGCGCAGATTGTGGCTGCATCGCCTCGGCGACAGCGAGCATCCCTGCAGTGA
- a CDS encoding glycosyltransferase family 4 protein: MNVAVDGRAITGRYTGDRTYWRNLIRAMLSAPDPPKLTVYTRIPVDAAEAAWLGQAEFISLPAANDRVWSLLVLPRAIQAKPPDVLHVQYNVPPRIPCPVVTTVHDVSFRLYPQWYRPYDRLLLNMFAAASMRRAARVITVSESSRRDILRLYDLDPGLVIATPLGLPEEFLNPRDKFAESLSQVRATYGLDAPFVFSVGVLQPRKNLAFLAEAFAVARQSAAGGMDLVIAGKPGWGGSAEEIVDRARSANNGADPAWLRLLGYVPDGDLPALYAASLFYCHPAMYEGFGLPPLEAMACGTPVLVSDRPAMPEVVGDAALIAPLEQQQFQSALVRMMTDPALRESLAALGPPRAARFTWRSTAARTIQAYKDVTAS, from the coding sequence GTGAATGTCGCTGTGGATGGCCGAGCCATCACGGGTCGCTATACGGGTGACAGGACCTACTGGCGGAACCTGATCCGCGCGATGCTGAGCGCGCCGGATCCGCCGAAGCTTACTGTCTACACCCGTATTCCGGTCGATGCTGCGGAGGCAGCATGGCTGGGGCAAGCCGAGTTCATTTCGCTTCCGGCCGCCAATGATCGCGTCTGGTCGCTACTCGTCCTGCCGAGAGCGATACAGGCGAAGCCGCCGGACGTCCTCCACGTGCAGTACAACGTTCCTCCTCGGATTCCGTGTCCCGTCGTCACCACGGTTCACGATGTCTCATTCCGTCTCTATCCGCAGTGGTACCGCCCGTACGATCGCTTGCTGCTCAACATGTTCGCAGCCGCCTCGATGCGCCGAGCCGCCCGGGTGATTACCGTTTCCGAAAGCTCGCGCCGCGACATCCTGAGACTGTATGATTTGGACCCAGGGCTGGTTATCGCTACTCCGCTCGGCTTGCCCGAAGAGTTTCTGAATCCGCGCGATAAATTTGCAGAGAGCCTCAGCCAGGTCCGTGCCACGTACGGCCTTGATGCACCGTTCGTATTCTCAGTCGGCGTGCTGCAGCCACGCAAGAATCTTGCTTTTCTTGCAGAGGCGTTTGCGGTGGCCCGTCAGTCGGCGGCTGGCGGGATGGATTTGGTGATCGCCGGCAAGCCGGGGTGGGGCGGCTCGGCGGAGGAGATCGTGGACCGGGCTCGCTCTGCGAACAATGGAGCAGATCCCGCATGGCTGCGTCTCCTGGGTTATGTACCCGATGGGGACCTCCCTGCACTCTACGCGGCATCCCTCTTCTACTGCCATCCAGCGATGTACGAGGGTTTTGGTCTGCCTCCCCTGGAGGCGATGGCATGCGGTACGCCGGTGCTGGTGAGCGACCGACCCGCTATGCCGGAGGTTGTGGGCGATGCGGCCTTAATCGCACCGCTCGAACAGCAGCAGTTCCAATCGGCTCTTGTGCGCATGATGACCGATCCGGCTCTGAGGGAGAGTCTTGCCGCGCTTGGCCCACCACGCGCAGCACGCTTTACGTGGCGCTCAACGGCGGCTCGAACCATCCAGGCATACAAAGATGTAACCGCAAGTTAG